The DNA sequence ACCAGCAGGATTAATAACACACTGACGTGAACACTAAACGACCAGCACGAACCATGCTAACACTGCTCACAAAGGAGTACTAGCCCCGTCTTTGCTTTTATTTACCTCAAACACGTTAATTTAACGACTCGATTAATTTACACTTACATTTTACACGTTTTCGTTGGTAAATTctgtttatattctgaatgATTTCATACAGTAAACAGGAACTAGCTCGCCATCGTCGTCCACTAATCCATCCTTATAAAGTGACAGCAGGATGTTTAGACCAAAGCGTGTGATTTTCACAACATACCAAACGTTATATTTAGCAAACACTGGTTTTGGTAGGCAGCTTACCTCTTTCCAGACGCACAGGTTCTCCTAAAGAAGCCATTTTAGCCGGCTTATCGCTTGTTTGTTTGGCGAAAGTTCACCACTCGCGTCTCGTCTCTGATGTGTTTCTTGCTGTTGGCTAGCTATTAGCTGAGGAGCTTAAGCGCTCGGCTAATGCAAAGAGATTAGATGACGCGTCAAGAGCATCAATCCTGCGCTGCTTATGCGCAGTCATGGTCACTGAGCATCATGAATTAGTgccgttttaacttttaaaaattttaatacaaaaatgtatatgtatgaAATTAAGACAACTTAAAATTACAAGAAATTGAATTGTGCCATCTCatctatgtattttttattttattactattTATTACTCTGAAAAAAATACGAGGGTTGACGGTTgtttgccaaccgccaataaaaccacagaagaagaagaagaagaagaagagggtTGACGCCTTGACTGTTACAGGTTTGACAATTTCAAGCTAATTTGCTATTTGCTGGCTAACAGATCAGATTTCAGAAGCACGCTGTACACTTTAAAGTGATATTACTTGTAGATAatgattatattaaattaaataaataaatgtttacatacaTCAAAAATAGCAACAGGGTTGACATTGCATGATGTTCCCCCCAATCAAACCTCATAAATCATCAAAAATAGAAGATTATAGAACGAAAAAGAGAGAAACTTACTTGTGTTTTAACTGCTGGGATCCTGGTTGAGAGATTTTGGAACTTCCTGGAAGTGATGTCACTTGAATGTATTATTGATTTACATGTGTTTGGTGAGGGTAACATAAAATCCAGACACCAATAAAATGATGCAATATGCAAATGTGATTTTTGAATCTTTTTGCATTCAATTTGCCCTTTAAAGGCCTGTTGAATAAGAACAATCATGGTAAGGAACAGACCAAAAACCTTACCCTTATCAGAATAAAagcaattatttttatttaaattatatttttaattgacTTTGCTTTATCAGAAATTTATTTGTTGTTATAGTACGTCTATGTttaattatctatctatctatctatctatctatctataggcatttttattcatttatattctGTCCTCACCAGGACACAAAGAGATCTGAGAGAACTGGGTAGTATTGCTAAAACAGGGATTTTGAGAGTTTATAGTTGATGGTATTGTAGAAAAGGAAGCAGAGAAGTGTCCTACTTCTGTAGCAAATGGGACAGGGCCTGCTGGGTCTTACCAAGGACTACTTTGAACTGGGGAAAATCTGAACCTCACAAAAATAACTCAGGCATATAAGTTGCTTCTTGGTTAAAATGCATCAGGAGAATGTTGTATGGTCAATTTTCTTTGATATGttattatctttatttaaacgttcattttgttttaataatgaTAAGCCAAAGCTTTCATAACCAGTAATAGCTGTGGCGTAATATTACATTAGTGGACAcactttttctttaaattattatCAGAATTTTAATAGCATAATTCTGTGTTAAAGCAGTAGGGTGTTTGACTTTACTCGAGCAGATATGAATGAAACATTTACTGACAAGCAGTGTTCCCATTATCTGTTCTTTTGTTTTCCTGGCTGAGTGTTATTTCTTTATTGCCTGATACACTTAAGATAGTGAGATACTTACCATAATCAGATGAAACTTCTATGTCCTTCCTTATCTATGTCAGTTTCTTTTCAGTTGTCTGATCACAGCCGTTGAAGTACAGCAGGTTTGTGTCAGGTGTATCAGATATCATGTAGAGTGCATTGGAGTGTTGACTCTATTGATCTATCtttcagacaaaaaatatcctAATCTCTGAGTGATAGCAATGATATTGTAGCTTTATACCCTCCGACTAGACACAAGCCCAAATACAGTTCAAATTACCTTATCAAAATATACTGACTGGTTTCCTTAGAATTACGGAAGCCTTGTTGACATAATTTTTTACCTGAGAACTCTGTACTGTTAGACTTCTATAGAAGCGGGTGGAGCATACATGGACGAGTAAGTCTGTATTCACGTTTACGCGTAACCACTGGTGTAGCAACATACTTCATTTTTGAGATATCAGACTTGCTTTGATAAGGGCTTGTTTGATTATACCAACATTTCAATTGATCCTTATCCAAATCATTTACTATAAACGTAGGATccaatgtactgtatgtatgctGTGAGAGAAGATGTTCTCTCCAGAGCTTGTGCCCAATTTAGACCTGGAAAGGGAGAGCTCAAACTTTATTGACATTGGTTTTGTTTTTCAGTTGCCTATAGTAATTTTATTTCTTCAAATATTTCAATTTAATATTGCAAACAACTTCACAACATACAAAATGAATTATATTAATCCAGAACACATGTCAATgaataaattttatatatatttttatatattttttttcatcttgtggggataaaaaaataaacagcaaAGCTTTGACAACAGCACCTTTACATAGTATGTATTTCCAACATTACCTTGAGAAATTGAGGATAGTAAACAGACAAGAGTACTTAGAGGAGGAAATCCTGTTACGGTTGAGAATGTAAACGGAATGTTTTGGTCGGAAATCACTTGTTTTCCCAAAGTGGACAGTTTCTCAATTCACGATTGAAGCAGCATGcaagttttttcttttttttttcttgaacgTAATTCTTCCTCACCCCTCCTCTCCTCATCTCTCAAAATCTTGGCAACGtaaaaaacacaatgttttGAGGAATGTGATATAGTAATTTGAACTGGGCGCAAATGACTGATCAGatctttttttaattgtttacaAGGTCATGAATATGTTCAATAAATAGACTGTAGTATCACTTTTACTGTATAAACTTCATCTTTTTTACATGCAGTCCATAAAATTTTCATCTGACGGAATAAGTTACCCTGTtatgtatatatacaaatagatattttctcttttctctttctcttttttagAACTCTCAATAAAATCTATACATTGTGTACACTATCTGCCCCTCTTTATGGTCAATGTGCATACACACGAAGTGTCTATCCGTATAAACCGCCAGCCGATCTTCCTTTTGCTATCCATGGTAAGGGCTCGCACGTAAGACTGGGTTGTCCGGCATTGTGAGTTATAGTGCCGCTTGTCTATTCCTCGGCAGCCCTCCTTTGTGTACCCTAAGGGGTTGCATTTGGTCTCGTAAAAGTATTGCTTCAGCTGACCGTTAGTCACGGGGACCTTCTCCAGAACGGTGACTGTCTGGCCCGACATATCTATGGCCGTCTTTTTGTCCACAGCTGTCACCCACTGGCTAATACTGTCACAAACGCTGAGCTCCCCTCGCCGCGCGGGGTCCGAGTGCCGCCGCACGCGCATCGACATGTTGGCGGCGTCCAGGTAGTTTTTGTATTCCTCCAAGAGAAAGAGTAACGGCGGCTCCAAAGGCACTTGGTTGCTGATCATCACCCGCGAGGCATACAGGTCAACGTCCTTCGAGTTCGCTGCGACCGCTGCTGCGGGACCACCCCCTCCTTGGCCCTGGTCGGCCCCGGGGCCCAGTTGCTGCGTTGCCTCCCCTTCCACCTCAAGCAACTCCTCGATCACCTGCTCGAAAGTGTCCGTGAGCGAGGGCAACCCCCCACCGCTCTGTGGAGTCCCGTGGCCCCGGCTGCCCGATGTGACGGCGGCTGCGGCGGCCGCCGCGGCAGCAGCGCCCAGGTAGCCTTCAGCCCGGTGGCCCCCCTGCACACCCGGGATCTCTCTCATGGGCGCAGCTCTCATGCAACTGAAGTATGAAATAACCATAGTAACGAACAGGATGGTCATCACTCTTCTAACCTGTTGGAACTGCAAAAGAGACAAGAGGGATGGGGGAGATAAAAAAAGTGGAGGGGTGAGATCAGAACTTCAAAGCAAATTGTTTAAGAATAACACTTCTCCCGCGACAGACACTCGGATAACGATTGTTGTGCAATTGATCCAAGTGGTGCAGCAATGTTTTCGGAACTCATTATGCCTCTAAATAACGTCAATAATGTGTAATCTTTCACCAGAGTGCAGTTCTTCCTCTCAGCAGGTGATTGTTGTCTCATGAGTCATAATTAGTTGTAATGGTTTACAGCAGTCTTACGTTATTGTGGGTAATGAAACTTTGCGATTGCGAATCAATTCAACGGACAACACCAACGCCACATGCAGAGTTGttatttctttgtttcattTATAGTTACGGCCCGAGGGAAAGCAACTAACACCACTCGCTTTTTTTTTCTCTCCACACACACCTGAATGCGTGCCCCCCACGCACCAATGCAGCAGGCTAAATTCAGAGACCCTGGAGTATCATTAGGAGGACATGTGAGGATTGCTCCCACTCTTCTATGTCTTTCTCTTTCCCTTTCTATCCTCCTGCACGCTCCCCTGCCTCCTTCTCTGTTACCTTCCAGGGGTGTAAAGTGTTGACTGCTTGCGAAAGATGGAGCAGATACTGGTGATGTGCAAAAGGAGGCAGACCAAAAATTCCATGGAAAATAATAACAAAGACTGATTAACTAAGATTGAAATAATGCGAGTAATTTAAACTTGAAAACAACTGAACACGGATGACTCTCACACAAGAACTATCCAGCTCACTACGATGCTTCACAAATGATTATCTTTTCCATTAAGAGAGTTAACTGAAATAGAGACACAAAGGAAAAGAGGGAGATGAATTGAGACGTATGAGATAAATGACAGGGAtagagagaaacagaaagagGTGTTAAAAGACGGAGATGAAAAGGGAAGCGATGCAGGGAAAGATTAAATGATGCCCATCATTCATTCACCTATTCATACCCATACGCATGCTGTATTCTAATGAGCACATTTTCCCCAGAATTCGACTCCTCCAGCTGTTAAactataaaaaatgcaaaataatgcaTATTGGGAAAGCCAATACAGCCCAAAAGGGAATCGTCATCCTCTCCGCCTGTCTATTTCATTCATTCCCTTTCCCTTCCTCTTTTGCGAACCGCTCTGCAGCTTTCTCTTACCTCTCCGAAGTCCCTCTATGAGTCACTGCAATTCATTGCATCCAATGGCATCCCAGTGCATATGAATGGGCCGGGGAGCAttcataaacaacaacaaccaaaAAATAGATAAGCATCACTCTCACTTTTCTAAGGAGGGTGAGGTGGGGGATGGGGGGCATTTAAAAATATCCAGATCCGCAGCAAGGCTTCGCCAGTTCTCCGCTTGCTGCCGTCCTACCGGTGCCCCGCTCCGCCTCAGGACGAGGCAGAGGGAGGGACCGCCGCTCTCAGAGCAGAAGGCAGCACAGGAGAGAAGGAGGGACACGCCCAGTCTAAAAGGCATTTGTTTCATTCTTAATTGGTGTCTGGGGCCACGGCTGCGATTTGCTAGCGCAGCGATGACTGCCATGGAGATGTGCTTTCTATAAATAGGCCGGCTGGGAGTCCCACAGTCTCGATTCAGAATATCACAGCCCTCTGCTTAATGAGCTCAAAGTCCCTTTGCTCAGTGACGTTGCGGTCCACGAGGGGTAcgtgtgcatttgtgtgtgaGGGTGTATGTGCCAATGTGTGCGTTTGGCAAGGGAGATGAGGTGGGGGCATCTTTAATCTCCTCTCGCAAATGGTCAAAAACAAGCATGGAAAAAAGCTGAGGATACAGCTGTGGAGAACAGATCAATCCTAATCAAATCAGGCGCTGCACAAAATGTGTGTACAAGCTGCTTCTGCAGGCATGAAAAGATAC is a window from the Misgurnus anguillicaudatus chromosome 21, ASM2758022v2, whole genome shotgun sequence genome containing:
- the bdnf gene encoding brain-derived neurotrophic factor isoform X4, yielding MTILFVTMVISYFSCMRAAPMREIPGVQGGHRAEGYLGAAAAAAAAAAVTSGSRGHGTPQSGGGLPSLTDTFEQVIEELLEVEGEATQQLGPGADQGQGGGGPAAAVAANSKDVDLYASRVMISNQVPLEPPLLFLLEEYKNYLDAANMSMRVRRHSDPARRGELSVCDSISQWVTAVDKKTAIDMSGQTVTVLEKVPVTNGQLKQYFYETKCNPLGYTKEGCRGIDKRHYNSQCRTTQSYVRALTMDSKRKIGWRFIRIDTSCVCTLTIKRGR
- the bdnf gene encoding brain-derived neurotrophic factor isoform X1; the encoded protein is MILMAVSLCPAALASFITAKSFQQVRRVMTILFVTMVISYFSCMRAAPMREIPGVQGGHRAEGYLGAAAAAAAAAAVTSGSRGHGTPQSGGGLPSLTDTFEQVIEELLEVEGEATQQLGPGADQGQGGGGPAAAVAANSKDVDLYASRVMISNQVPLEPPLLFLLEEYKNYLDAANMSMRVRRHSDPARRGELSVCDSISQWVTAVDKKTAIDMSGQTVTVLEKVPVTNGQLKQYFYETKCNPLGYTKEGCRGIDKRHYNSQCRTTQSYVRALTMDSKRKIGWRFIRIDTSCVCTLTIKRGR
- the bdnf gene encoding brain-derived neurotrophic factor isoform X2 codes for the protein MGPPVHCYLGARNIKFQQVRRVMTILFVTMVISYFSCMRAAPMREIPGVQGGHRAEGYLGAAAAAAAAAAVTSGSRGHGTPQSGGGLPSLTDTFEQVIEELLEVEGEATQQLGPGADQGQGGGGPAAAVAANSKDVDLYASRVMISNQVPLEPPLLFLLEEYKNYLDAANMSMRVRRHSDPARRGELSVCDSISQWVTAVDKKTAIDMSGQTVTVLEKVPVTNGQLKQYFYETKCNPLGYTKEGCRGIDKRHYNSQCRTTQSYVRALTMDSKRKIGWRFIRIDTSCVCTLTIKRGR
- the bdnf gene encoding brain-derived neurotrophic factor isoform X3, with the translated sequence MFQQVRRVMTILFVTMVISYFSCMRAAPMREIPGVQGGHRAEGYLGAAAAAAAAAAVTSGSRGHGTPQSGGGLPSLTDTFEQVIEELLEVEGEATQQLGPGADQGQGGGGPAAAVAANSKDVDLYASRVMISNQVPLEPPLLFLLEEYKNYLDAANMSMRVRRHSDPARRGELSVCDSISQWVTAVDKKTAIDMSGQTVTVLEKVPVTNGQLKQYFYETKCNPLGYTKEGCRGIDKRHYNSQCRTTQSYVRALTMDSKRKIGWRFIRIDTSCVCTLTIKRGR